One Brevibacillus choshinensis genomic window carries:
- the rpmF gene encoding 50S ribosomal protein L32 → MAVPQRRTSKTRKRMRRTHFKLEIPGMIKCDNCSEYKLAHRVCPSCGHYKGVKVAK, encoded by the coding sequence ATGGCAGTACCTCAACGGAGAACTTCCAAAACCCGTAAAAGAATGCGTCGTACGCACTTCAAATTAGAGATTCCAGGCATGATCAAATGCGATAATTGCAGCGAATACAAGCTTGCGCATCGCGTTTGCCCAAGCTGCGGTCACTACAAAGGTGTGAAAGTAGCGAAGTAA